The following are encoded in a window of Nibricoccus aquaticus genomic DNA:
- a CDS encoding PKD domain-containing protein codes for MKLPRPTPPLLLVLFTGLLTLGWLAIRSEKIRSTETRATASASIEAPRGSSLPATSKSPSAFTAFETWSARYLAASPAERASLAPEGLALATIRRAALRELIQSDPRAALAQATPFALRRALPPQIATQLETRLSIRADYTVVATLATPGDSTPPAIQRHVTSGDRAYQAFVYGRRLAQPSQQNLPLHGIALDGLLALDESPVRILEPGETPDPAKRQLDQLCAVSQKPAGFNQDTTDAQPDVTAEIGDEIHFLCSSGHVAMVEKNLLALEDGGTRRTTTRPVTMSSLPITTGAKRLLYIRVRFADQPASFEPQTQSAALATASAAGAFLSENSYKQFTLTPTVTPVYVLPHPENWYLSTTNDTSGFAKKILDDARAVAASPASFPGNETLPAHDWLAHDFDAVRYDGQPGQFRGQGYIGLRGVWLKTDAPGVLAHELGHNLGLFHANLWVPTTDNPFGTGTNQEYGDTFDTMGLSAGGRHSFNAGNRERIGWLPQNRTLDVTASGTYRLYAYDQPFLSASGSHLLKIPRGDGRTYWAELRQQWPSNFTTHNGLQLRWAPWDQSEGGSQLLDTQPGEKSDPTADSALVLGRTWSDPVANLHITPIAKTGTSPESLDVVVNIGSFPSNQSPDTTLAASATAVGIDDLVTFTASATDPDGDTLAYYWQFANKQIGPNAPVATTRWTAAGHYHVLLTVSDMKGRTVTRSIVIQVGTPATTTASGTVLDSLGRPASGVRIHNGLTGPFYRGTQTDNDGRYTLTGLEPGACQLVATSSRHPHIFPVNFTNPIPLGATPVTGLDFTATLPAPVVTLAVTNASAAESQSTPASITVSRQSDTPADTTLAIVFTTAGTAATDGSDYDLTSTAPLGYDPATAQGTLILLPGQLSATLTFTPHDDTAIEGTETIEITVAPGAGYTLGTAITATLTIADNDAPDYLAEFFTTAKPFDLAARRLTLTPLTNGGYRGSLDFASAFTTSTAGSLTLIQNGVAQVPVNTGDLDDGYWKINTTATAPALFGITYAQLYIGTNGYVTFAAGDTTSVGSLPAQFHLGHPRISAFWRDLDPSVGGEISCQLITTPGAERTAITWTNVPFYGDSTRRVSMQLELWRSGIITLTWLGSTAPADAIVGLSPGLGQPSPFFETDFSRYPAQADQPGINGWRAAKFSTAELFDPSLSGEDADPDHDGLNNLLEYALGREPHATESTPPSETSTYEEAGLTYLTLTFARALNAADLAIQPQFSGNLVHWTSAAIQVGPATNLGDGREQVTYRDTVPLTTGTGRFARIQISTP; via the coding sequence ATGAAGTTGCCCCGCCCCACCCCACCCCTGCTCCTGGTCCTGTTCACCGGACTCCTCACGCTGGGCTGGCTCGCGATCCGCTCCGAAAAAATCCGCTCCACGGAAACCCGCGCGACCGCCTCCGCTTCCATCGAAGCCCCCCGCGGATCTTCTCTCCCCGCCACTTCGAAATCCCCGTCCGCCTTCACCGCCTTCGAAACCTGGTCCGCCCGCTACCTCGCCGCCTCCCCCGCTGAACGCGCCTCGCTCGCCCCCGAAGGCCTCGCCCTCGCCACCATCCGCCGCGCCGCCCTCCGCGAACTCATCCAATCCGACCCCCGCGCCGCCCTCGCCCAAGCCACGCCCTTCGCCCTCCGCCGCGCCCTCCCTCCGCAGATCGCCACCCAGCTCGAAACCCGCCTCAGCATCCGAGCCGACTACACCGTCGTCGCCACACTCGCCACTCCCGGCGATTCCACCCCGCCCGCGATCCAGCGTCACGTCACCTCCGGCGACCGCGCGTATCAGGCATTCGTGTACGGCCGCCGCCTCGCTCAACCCTCGCAACAAAATCTTCCTCTCCACGGCATCGCCCTCGACGGCCTCCTCGCCCTCGACGAAAGCCCCGTCCGCATCCTCGAACCCGGCGAAACCCCCGACCCCGCCAAACGCCAGCTCGACCAGCTCTGCGCCGTCTCGCAAAAGCCCGCCGGCTTCAATCAAGACACCACCGACGCCCAGCCCGACGTCACCGCCGAGATCGGCGACGAGATCCACTTCCTCTGCAGCAGCGGCCACGTGGCCATGGTCGAGAAAAACCTCCTCGCCCTCGAAGACGGCGGCACCCGCCGCACCACCACCCGTCCGGTGACGATGTCCAGCCTCCCCATCACCACCGGTGCCAAACGCCTCCTCTACATCCGCGTCCGCTTCGCCGACCAACCGGCCTCCTTCGAACCGCAAACCCAGTCCGCCGCCCTCGCCACCGCCTCCGCCGCCGGTGCCTTCCTCTCCGAAAACTCCTACAAACAGTTCACCCTCACGCCTACCGTCACCCCCGTTTACGTCCTCCCGCATCCAGAAAACTGGTACCTCTCCACCACCAACGACACCTCCGGCTTCGCCAAAAAAATCCTCGACGACGCCCGCGCCGTCGCCGCCAGCCCCGCCAGCTTCCCCGGCAACGAAACCCTCCCCGCCCACGACTGGCTCGCTCACGACTTCGACGCCGTCCGCTACGACGGCCAGCCCGGCCAGTTCCGCGGCCAGGGCTACATCGGCCTCCGCGGCGTCTGGCTCAAAACCGACGCCCCCGGTGTCCTCGCCCACGAACTCGGCCACAACCTCGGCCTCTTCCACGCCAACCTCTGGGTTCCCACCACCGACAACCCCTTCGGCACCGGCACCAATCAAGAATACGGCGACACCTTCGACACCATGGGCCTCTCCGCCGGCGGCCGCCACTCCTTCAACGCCGGCAATCGCGAACGCATCGGCTGGCTCCCGCAAAACCGCACCCTCGATGTCACCGCCTCCGGCACGTATAGGCTTTACGCGTACGACCAGCCCTTCCTCTCCGCCTCCGGCTCGCACCTCCTGAAAATTCCCCGCGGCGACGGCCGCACCTACTGGGCCGAGCTCCGCCAGCAATGGCCGTCCAACTTCACCACCCACAACGGCCTCCAGCTCCGTTGGGCCCCCTGGGACCAAAGCGAAGGCGGCTCCCAGCTTCTCGACACCCAGCCCGGCGAAAAAAGCGACCCCACCGCCGACAGCGCCCTCGTCCTCGGCCGCACCTGGTCCGATCCCGTTGCCAACCTTCACATCACCCCCATCGCCAAAACCGGCACCTCCCCCGAGTCACTCGATGTCGTCGTCAACATCGGCTCCTTCCCGAGCAACCAATCTCCGGATACGACCCTCGCCGCCTCTGCCACCGCCGTCGGCATCGACGACCTCGTCACCTTCACCGCCTCCGCCACCGACCCCGACGGCGACACCCTGGCTTACTACTGGCAGTTCGCCAACAAGCAGATCGGCCCCAACGCCCCCGTCGCCACCACCCGCTGGACCGCCGCCGGGCACTACCACGTGCTGCTCACCGTCTCCGACATGAAGGGCCGCACCGTCACCCGCTCCATCGTCATCCAGGTCGGCACCCCCGCCACCACCACCGCCTCCGGCACCGTCCTCGATTCCCTCGGCCGCCCCGCCTCCGGCGTCCGTATCCACAATGGCCTGACCGGCCCCTTCTACCGCGGCACCCAAACCGACAACGACGGCCGCTACACCCTCACCGGCCTCGAACCCGGCGCCTGCCAGCTCGTCGCCACCTCTTCGCGCCACCCGCACATCTTCCCCGTCAACTTCACCAACCCCATCCCCCTCGGCGCCACCCCCGTCACCGGCCTCGACTTCACCGCCACGCTCCCCGCGCCCGTCGTCACCCTCGCAGTCACCAACGCCTCCGCCGCCGAGTCCCAATCCACCCCGGCCAGCATCACCGTTTCCCGCCAGAGCGACACCCCCGCCGACACCACGCTCGCCATCGTCTTCACCACCGCCGGCACCGCCGCGACCGACGGCTCCGACTACGACCTCACTTCCACCGCTCCGCTCGGCTACGACCCCGCCACCGCCCAAGGCACCCTCATCCTTCTGCCCGGCCAGCTCTCCGCCACACTCACCTTCACCCCGCACGACGACACCGCCATAGAAGGCACCGAAACCATCGAAATCACCGTCGCGCCCGGCGCAGGCTACACACTCGGCACCGCCATCACCGCCACCCTCACCATCGCCGATAACGACGCCCCCGATTACCTCGCCGAGTTTTTCACCACCGCCAAACCCTTCGACCTCGCCGCCCGCCGCCTCACCCTCACTCCACTCACCAACGGCGGCTACCGCGGCAGCCTCGACTTCGCCAGCGCCTTCACCACCAGCACGGCCGGCAGCCTCACCCTCATCCAAAACGGCGTCGCCCAAGTCCCCGTAAACACCGGTGACCTCGACGACGGTTATTGGAAAATAAATACAACCGCCACTGCCCCCGCCCTCTTCGGAATCACCTACGCCCAGCTCTACATCGGCACCAACGGCTACGTCACCTTCGCCGCTGGCGACACCACTTCCGTCGGCAGCCTACCCGCCCAGTTCCACCTCGGCCACCCCCGCATCAGCGCCTTCTGGCGCGACCTCGATCCCTCCGTCGGCGGCGAAATCTCCTGCCAGCTCATCACCACCCCCGGCGCCGAGCGCACCGCCATCACCTGGACAAACGTCCCCTTCTACGGCGACTCCACCCGCCGCGTCAGCATGCAGCTCGAACTCTGGCGCAGCGGCATCATCACCCTAACTTGGCTCGGCTCCACCGCCCCAGCCGACGCCATCGTCGGCCTCTCCCCCGGCCTCGGCCAGCCCTCGCCCTTCTTCGAAACCGACTTCAGCCGCTACCCAGCCCAGGCCGACCAACCCGGCATCAACGGCTGGCGCGCCGCCAAGTTCAGCACCGCCGAGCTCTTCGACCCCTCCCTCAGCGGTGAAGACGCCGACCCCGATCACGACGGCCTCAACAACCTCCTCGAATACGCCCTCGGCCGCGAACCCCACGCCACCGAGTCCACGCCCCCCTCCGAAACCAGCACCTACGAAGAAGCTGGCCTCACCTACCTCACCCTCACCTTCGCCCGCGCACTCAACGCCGCCGACCTCGCCATCCAGCCCCAGTTCTCAGGCAACCTCGTCCACTGGACTTCCGCCGCCATCCAGGTCGGCCCCGCCACAAATCTCGGCGACGGCCGCGAACAAGTCACCTACCGCGACACCGTCCCGCTCACGACCGGCACCGGCCGCTTCGCCCGTATCCAGATCTCCACTCCCTGA
- a CDS encoding PAS domain-containing hybrid sensor histidine kinase/response regulator, with protein MSFDQLLAFSIGLAGCFLALLVVWRRQVGAHARTRDALTDARRHAGLSQAMLANPGLALIAADNDGVIRLFNTAAEKLLGHRASDVVHLVNTSTFYAPEEIRAELESLRRDTHEPFVGPPEVALLRLAPGGLPCEREWTLLRRDGSRLPAHIMLSALRDPSGQLDGFVLAARDITSQRAATQAALARKTQLEEFFRHAPAAIALLDRDLRYLALSQRWITDYGLRETGLIGRPHLDIFPATPRHWRDTYRRCLAGSVEKGEDATVVLADGSEETVRWECRPWREPDGSIGGIAIFSEVLTEQRRAEKKLLESEARLRAAQALAHVGSWELDLIKKTLTWSAETYRLHDLPPGIPITLEQALSFYPPEHRRLIDAALQHATAHGNPWDLEVQIETASGRPLWARSIGHPELRDGQPVRIAGTFQDISERKANEAALTRAKDEALGAARAKAEFLANMSHEIRTPLNAVIGMSGLLLGTPLDPEQREYVGTVRTASDNLLSLITDILDFSKIESGKLDLEQQPFSLHECIESALDLIAPRAVEKNLELACWIDRSIPAILLGDVTRIRQIVVNLLTNAVKFTSAGEVFISATTLAKPGEQPRLRVTVRDTGIGIPADRLDRLFQSFSQVDSSTTRVYGGTGLGLAISRRIVELMHGTIWVESEAGRGSRFHFEIPLPPVDRTDEPVPAGLSRVYDKRLLVVDDHPTSREILKLHLESWGGHVVTVPSALAALALLRSGEEFDAVIADHLMPGMDGIEFTRQLRTTAAGTELPAVLLTALGRKAAAAADGLFASVIAKPVKSSQLLYAVVRALDPNLEIRPAVPAPTTPRTLANARVLVVEDNPVNQRVARALLERMGLTPDIAANGREALESLLRQPYDFVFMDLHMPEMNGLDATREIRRLVAAEQQPVIIALTASTTTRDREACLAAGMDDFLPKPVRSDDLHGRLLLWQEKRTLRSLV; from the coding sequence ATGTCTTTCGATCAGCTCCTGGCCTTTTCCATCGGCCTCGCGGGGTGTTTTCTCGCACTTCTTGTCGTCTGGAGACGACAGGTAGGCGCGCACGCACGCACCCGCGACGCACTCACCGACGCCCGCCGCCACGCCGGCCTCAGCCAGGCCATGCTCGCCAACCCCGGCCTCGCCCTCATCGCCGCCGACAACGACGGCGTCATCCGTCTCTTTAATACCGCCGCCGAAAAACTCCTCGGCCACCGCGCCTCCGACGTCGTTCACCTCGTCAACACGTCCACTTTCTACGCCCCTGAAGAAATCCGCGCCGAACTCGAATCTCTCCGCCGCGACACCCACGAACCCTTCGTCGGCCCCCCCGAAGTCGCCCTCCTCCGTCTCGCCCCCGGCGGCCTCCCCTGCGAACGCGAATGGACCCTCCTGCGCCGCGACGGCTCCCGCCTCCCCGCGCACATCATGCTCTCCGCGTTACGCGATCCCTCCGGCCAGCTCGACGGCTTCGTCCTCGCCGCCCGCGACATCACCTCCCAACGCGCCGCCACCCAGGCCGCCCTCGCCCGCAAAACCCAGCTCGAAGAATTTTTCCGCCACGCCCCCGCCGCCATCGCCCTCCTCGACCGCGACCTCCGCTACCTCGCCCTCAGCCAGCGCTGGATCACCGACTACGGCCTCCGCGAAACCGGCCTCATCGGCCGCCCCCACCTCGACATCTTCCCCGCGACTCCCCGCCACTGGCGCGACACCTACCGCCGCTGCCTCGCCGGCTCCGTCGAAAAAGGCGAAGACGCCACCGTCGTCCTCGCCGACGGCTCCGAAGAAACCGTCCGCTGGGAATGCCGCCCCTGGCGCGAACCCGACGGCTCTATCGGCGGCATCGCCATCTTCTCGGAAGTCCTCACCGAACAACGCCGCGCCGAGAAAAAACTCCTCGAAAGCGAAGCCCGCCTCCGCGCCGCCCAGGCCCTCGCCCACGTCGGTAGTTGGGAACTGGATCTCATCAAAAAAACCCTAACCTGGTCCGCCGAGACTTATCGCCTCCACGACCTGCCTCCCGGCATCCCGATCACCCTCGAGCAAGCCCTCTCCTTCTACCCGCCCGAACACCGCCGCCTCATCGACGCCGCCCTCCAGCACGCCACCGCCCACGGCAACCCCTGGGATCTCGAAGTCCAGATCGAGACCGCCTCCGGCCGCCCCCTCTGGGCCCGCTCCATCGGCCACCCCGAACTCCGCGACGGCCAGCCCGTCCGCATCGCCGGCACTTTCCAGGACATCTCCGAACGCAAAGCCAACGAAGCCGCCCTCACCCGCGCCAAAGACGAAGCCCTCGGCGCCGCCCGCGCCAAAGCCGAGTTCCTCGCCAACATGTCCCACGAGATCCGCACCCCGCTTAACGCCGTCATCGGCATGAGCGGCCTGCTCCTCGGCACCCCCCTTGACCCCGAGCAACGCGAGTACGTCGGCACCGTCCGCACCGCCTCCGATAATCTCCTCAGCCTCATCACCGACATTCTCGATTTCTCCAAAATCGAATCCGGCAAACTCGATCTCGAACAACAACCTTTCAGCCTCCACGAGTGCATCGAGTCCGCCCTCGACCTCATCGCCCCCCGCGCCGTCGAAAAAAACCTCGAACTCGCCTGCTGGATCGACCGCTCCATCCCCGCCATCCTCCTCGGCGACGTCACCCGCATCCGCCAGATCGTCGTCAACCTCCTCACCAACGCCGTCAAATTCACCTCCGCCGGCGAAGTCTTCATCTCGGCGACGACCCTCGCCAAACCCGGCGAACAACCCCGCCTCCGCGTTACCGTCCGCGACACCGGCATCGGCATCCCCGCCGACCGCCTCGATCGCCTCTTCCAGTCTTTCAGCCAGGTCGATTCCTCCACCACCCGCGTGTACGGCGGCACCGGCCTCGGCCTCGCCATCTCCCGCCGCATCGTCGAGCTCATGCACGGCACCATCTGGGTCGAAAGCGAAGCCGGCCGCGGCTCCCGCTTCCACTTCGAGATCCCGCTTCCACCCGTCGATCGCACCGACGAACCCGTCCCCGCCGGCCTCTCCCGCGTGTACGATAAACGCCTCCTCGTGGTGGACGACCACCCCACCAGCCGCGAAATCCTCAAACTCCACCTCGAATCCTGGGGCGGCCACGTCGTCACCGTCCCCTCCGCCCTCGCCGCGCTCGCCCTCCTGCGCAGCGGCGAAGAGTTCGACGCCGTCATCGCCGATCACCTCATGCCCGGCATGGACGGCATCGAATTCACCCGCCAACTACGCACCACCGCCGCCGGCACCGAGCTCCCCGCCGTCCTCCTCACCGCCCTCGGCCGCAAAGCCGCCGCCGCCGCCGACGGCCTCTTCGCCTCAGTCATCGCGAAGCCCGTCAAATCCAGCCAGCTGCTCTACGCCGTCGTCCGCGCCCTCGATCCCAATCTCGAAATCCGCCCCGCCGTTCCCGCGCCCACCACCCCGCGCACCCTCGCTAACGCCCGCGTCCTCGTTGTGGAGGACAACCCCGTCAACCAACGCGTCGCCCGCGCCCTCCTCGAACGCATGGGCCTCACCCCCGACATCGCCGCCAACGGACGCGAAGCCCTCGAATCCCTTCTCCGCCAGCCCTACGACTTCGTCTTCATGGATCTCCACATGCCCGAGATGAACGGCCTCGACGCCACCCGCGAAATCCGCCGCCTCGTCGCCGCCGAACAGCAGCCCGTCATTATCGCCCTCACCGCCAGTACCACCACCCGCGACCGCGAAGCCTGCCTCGCCGCCGGCATGGACGACTTCCTCCCCAAACCCGTCCGCTCCGACGACCTCCACGGCCGCCTCCTCCTCTGGCAGGAAAAACGCACCCTGCGCTCCCTCGTCTAA
- a CDS encoding DUF3299 domain-containing protein: MNFSKPLSIVRIATRGRFARMSRVVAGVVSVGGADGRAAIFKNGFVDHSICCASGGPLSMDGMVVRGSGGGGAGAFQPVSTGGTSEAGENNSASEAPAGPPKEVDGHVQLEFARLSDFKIEAPAYDPAVKPEEALAVVDKQIPEAIKRFDGKRAQITGFMLPVKMEGQLVSQFLLMRDQMMCCYGVVPRMNDWIVVHVAKPVKFTPDVPVSFRGKLSVKAMQEQGFITGIYLLEEAVPGPGK; the protein is encoded by the coding sequence ATGAATTTTTCAAAGCCGCTTTCCATCGTCCGCATCGCAACGCGCGGGAGGTTTGCGCGCATGAGCCGGGTGGTGGCCGGGGTGGTGAGTGTGGGTGGGGCGGATGGGCGGGCGGCGATTTTTAAGAATGGGTTTGTGGATCACTCGATTTGTTGCGCGTCGGGCGGGCCGCTGAGCATGGATGGGATGGTGGTGCGGGGGAGTGGTGGTGGCGGTGCGGGGGCGTTTCAGCCGGTGAGTACAGGCGGGACGTCTGAGGCCGGGGAGAATAATTCGGCTTCAGAGGCACCGGCGGGTCCACCGAAGGAAGTGGACGGGCACGTGCAGCTGGAGTTTGCGCGGTTGTCGGATTTCAAGATCGAGGCGCCGGCGTATGATCCGGCGGTGAAGCCGGAGGAGGCACTGGCTGTCGTGGACAAGCAGATACCGGAGGCGATCAAGCGTTTCGATGGGAAGCGGGCGCAGATCACGGGGTTCATGCTGCCGGTGAAGATGGAGGGGCAGCTGGTGAGCCAGTTTTTGCTGATGCGGGACCAGATGATGTGCTGCTACGGGGTGGTGCCGCGCATGAACGACTGGATCGTGGTGCATGTGGCGAAGCCGGTGAAGTTCACGCCGGATGTGCCGGTCAGTTTTCGCGGGAAGCTGAGCGTGAAGGCCATGCAGGAGCAGGGGTTTATCACGGGGATTTATCTGCTGGAAGAGGCGGTGCCGGGGCCGGGGAAGTGA
- a CDS encoding acetolactate synthase has protein sequence MAAKLTSLGTDPVKQFSVFAENRVGRLYDLCGLLKAQNVHIMALTTLDTTDSTIMRLIVDDPDKARELMVNNDFPYTECDVLAVEITDEGDLKSVLAALFEAEINIHYIYSFIKRPEGKSALALNIEDADVAAQSLGHHGFKVLTQHDIAR, from the coding sequence ATGGCCGCAAAGCTCACCTCCCTCGGCACCGATCCCGTCAAACAGTTCTCCGTCTTCGCGGAAAACCGCGTCGGCCGCCTCTACGACCTCTGCGGTCTGCTCAAAGCGCAGAACGTCCACATCATGGCGCTCACCACGCTCGACACCACGGACAGCACGATCATGCGCCTGATCGTCGACGACCCCGACAAGGCCCGCGAGCTCATGGTGAATAACGATTTTCCCTACACCGAATGCGATGTCCTCGCCGTCGAAATCACCGACGAAGGCGACCTCAAGTCCGTCCTCGCCGCCCTCTTCGAAGCCGAGATCAACATCCACTACATCTACAGCTTCATCAAACGCCCCGAGGGCAAATCCGCCCTCGCCCTCAACATCGAGGACGCCGACGTCGCCGCCCAATCCCTCGGCCACCACGGCTTCAAAGTCCTCACCCAGCACGACATCGCCCGCTGA
- a CDS encoding HDOD domain-containing protein — protein sequence MADTTAGSSTIRDNILRLARKLPAAPHIFGRLGLLLGNMNADLDNIVRLVAVDSGLTGRVIRMSNSVFYRGDEPVRSLDEAVNRVGFREMHKMVGVAMSEQLFQGGLPVYNLSAEEMWENSVVTALAMEHVARAVGEDEGEAYTLGLLRPVGKLVLDMLLQVEHPGVNCPDSDTLDLPKWERAWADITSNETGAMILEEWKMPEPMFTGVRQHYGHESEGSRMAALLHVACWMTHQLGKGLKAEARQWELTPDLLTRAGVNEETVQTCLKETQEALEELKDRLKAA from the coding sequence ATGGCTGATACCACCGCAGGCTCTTCGACGATTCGGGATAACATTCTGCGTCTCGCGCGGAAGCTTCCCGCAGCGCCGCACATTTTCGGCAGGCTCGGGCTGTTGCTCGGCAACATGAACGCGGATCTGGATAACATCGTGCGCCTGGTGGCGGTGGACTCGGGCCTGACGGGTCGCGTGATCCGGATGAGCAACAGCGTGTTTTATCGCGGTGACGAGCCGGTGCGCTCGCTGGACGAAGCGGTGAACCGCGTCGGGTTTCGCGAGATGCACAAGATGGTCGGCGTCGCGATGAGCGAGCAACTTTTTCAGGGAGGTCTGCCGGTTTATAATCTGAGTGCCGAAGAGATGTGGGAAAACTCGGTCGTCACCGCTCTCGCCATGGAGCACGTGGCGCGCGCTGTCGGCGAAGACGAGGGCGAGGCTTACACGCTCGGACTGCTGCGGCCGGTGGGGAAACTCGTGCTGGATATGCTGCTGCAAGTGGAGCATCCGGGGGTGAATTGTCCCGACTCGGACACTCTCGATTTGCCGAAGTGGGAACGCGCGTGGGCAGACATCACGAGCAACGAGACGGGGGCGATGATTTTAGAGGAATGGAAAATGCCGGAGCCGATGTTCACGGGCGTGCGCCAGCATTATGGGCATGAATCCGAGGGCAGCCGGATGGCGGCGTTGCTGCATGTGGCGTGCTGGATGACCCATCAGTTGGGCAAAGGATTGAAGGCCGAAGCGCGGCAGTGGGAACTCACGCCGGATCTGCTCACGCGGGCGGGCGTCAATGAGGAGACGGTGCAGACGTGTTTGAAAGAAACGCAGGAAGCGCTCGAGGAGTTGAAGGACCGCTTGAAGGCGGCTTGA
- a CDS encoding HDOD domain-containing protein, translating to MTPPTSDTLLRDHILRLAQKLPASPQIFTRLSLLLDDVNADLDKIVNLISIDTGLTSRVLRLSNSVFFRGSSSVQSLDEAINRVGFREVHKMVGMAMTEQLFKDGLPAYRMSARQVWENSIATALAMESIARESSQDEQTAYTVGILRQIGKLVIGKIIEKEQPGAICPDDLDILSWERARLNITSHEAAAYILESWKLPRPVVQGMRFQHEPEAHASDGPIGAQFHLAGWVGGMLGVSTKSEATLWELTADRLDLAGVSEEFMQRCADDTRTELEALKLQVA from the coding sequence ATGACTCCTCCGACTTCGGATACCCTGCTCAGGGATCATATCCTCCGCCTTGCCCAGAAACTGCCGGCTTCGCCGCAAATTTTCACCCGGTTGAGCTTGTTGCTCGACGACGTGAACGCCGACTTGGACAAGATCGTGAATCTGATCAGTATCGACACGGGTCTTACGTCGCGTGTGTTGAGACTGAGCAACAGTGTTTTTTTTCGCGGCTCCAGTTCTGTGCAGTCGCTCGATGAGGCGATCAACCGAGTGGGGTTTCGAGAAGTTCACAAGATGGTGGGCATGGCGATGACGGAGCAGCTTTTCAAAGATGGTCTCCCGGCGTACCGCATGAGCGCGCGGCAGGTCTGGGAGAACTCTATCGCGACGGCGCTGGCGATGGAGTCGATCGCGCGGGAATCGAGCCAGGACGAGCAGACGGCGTACACGGTCGGCATTTTGCGCCAGATCGGGAAGCTCGTGATCGGAAAAATCATCGAGAAGGAGCAGCCGGGCGCGATCTGTCCGGACGATCTGGATATCCTTTCGTGGGAGCGCGCGCGGTTGAACATCACGAGTCACGAAGCGGCGGCGTATATTCTGGAGTCGTGGAAACTGCCGCGGCCGGTCGTCCAGGGCATGCGGTTTCAGCATGAGCCCGAGGCACACGCGAGCGACGGACCGATCGGTGCGCAGTTTCACCTGGCGGGCTGGGTCGGCGGGATGCTCGGCGTGAGCACGAAGTCGGAGGCGACTTTATGGGAACTCACGGCCGACCGGCTCGATCTCGCCGGGGTTTCGGAAGAGTTCATGCAACGCTGCGCGGATGATACGCGCACGGAGCTGGAGGCGCTGAAGTTGCAGGTGGCGTAA
- a CDS encoding cation diffusion facilitator family transporter — MRGIALNATLAAVKIAGGVIGNTYALIADGVESLVDIFSSALVWAGLRVAVRPPDDNHPYGHGKAESLAGLAVALFMLFAAGWIGWHSVHEIRTPHHAPHWGTLPLLAGIIGVKYAFSRKLVEVGREAGSTSLGIEAWHHLADALTSAAAFIGIAIAVWGGAGYESADDWAALAACLVIAINGVTLARRALDDVMDVAVPREFETQIRATAAAVPGVRGLEKCRIRKSGLQHIVDIHVEVDGRLSVHEGHRIAGAVKHALLASPHRVSDVLVHIEPAAE, encoded by the coding sequence ATGCGAGGCATCGCGCTAAACGCGACGCTCGCGGCGGTGAAGATCGCGGGTGGTGTCATCGGCAATACTTACGCGCTGATCGCCGACGGCGTGGAGTCGCTGGTGGATATTTTCTCGTCGGCGCTGGTCTGGGCGGGATTGCGTGTGGCGGTGCGGCCGCCGGACGACAATCATCCCTATGGGCACGGCAAGGCGGAGTCGCTCGCGGGGCTGGCGGTGGCGCTATTCATGTTGTTCGCGGCGGGCTGGATTGGCTGGCACTCGGTGCATGAGATCCGCACACCGCACCATGCGCCGCATTGGGGTACGTTACCTCTGCTCGCGGGAATCATCGGGGTGAAATATGCGTTTTCTAGGAAGCTCGTGGAAGTGGGTCGCGAAGCGGGAAGCACCTCGCTCGGAATTGAGGCGTGGCATCATCTCGCGGATGCGCTGACTTCAGCGGCGGCGTTTATCGGCATCGCGATCGCGGTCTGGGGCGGAGCGGGCTATGAAAGTGCGGACGATTGGGCGGCGCTGGCCGCGTGTCTGGTGATCGCGATCAACGGCGTTACGCTGGCGCGGCGCGCGCTCGACGACGTGATGGATGTGGCTGTGCCGCGTGAATTTGAAACACAGATACGCGCCACGGCTGCGGCAGTGCCGGGTGTGCGTGGACTGGAGAAATGCCGCATCCGTAAGAGCGGGCTTCAGCACATCGTGGACATTCATGTGGAAGTGGATGGGCGGCTGAGCGTGCATGAAGGTCACCGGATCGCTGGGGCGGTGAAGCACGCGTTGCTCGCATCGCCGCATCGGGTGAGCGATGTGTTGGTGCATATCGAGCCGGCGGCGGAGTGA